The Haloferax sp. Atlit-12N genome window below encodes:
- a CDS encoding carbohydrate ABC transporter permease, protein MASQNQSQTQSQSQSQSPVDTGSQRLDKDTRETLVSVARHGLLLVWSFVVLFPLYWLASMSLKPPGEANALPPDWLFLPTVYNYIQLAQDGAFLAAFANSVVMVSASVVLVLLIGVPAAYVLSRYDIPMERDVLVWILSSRMLPPIAVVIPFFVIFRELNLFDSRIGMVFMYVSINLSLVVWVMKAFFDGIPETLEEAARVDGATRFQGFRKVVLPAAKPGIFSVAIISFIFAWIELLFGLVLTNFKAVPVTLFVYSFIGSRSIEWGMLAAASMAMILPVVVFLIAVNKYLAAGLSFGVVIKE, encoded by the coding sequence ATGGCGTCCCAGAACCAGTCGCAGACGCAGTCCCAGTCCCAGTCCCAGTCGCCCGTCGACACCGGGTCGCAGCGACTCGACAAAGATACCCGAGAGACGCTCGTCAGCGTCGCCCGACACGGCCTCCTCTTGGTGTGGTCGTTCGTCGTGCTGTTCCCGCTGTACTGGCTGGCATCGATGTCGCTGAAGCCGCCGGGCGAAGCGAACGCGTTGCCGCCGGATTGGCTCTTCCTGCCGACGGTGTACAACTACATCCAACTCGCACAGGACGGCGCGTTCCTCGCGGCGTTCGCCAACAGCGTCGTCATGGTGTCGGCGTCGGTCGTGCTCGTGTTGCTCATCGGCGTGCCCGCGGCGTACGTCCTCTCGCGGTACGACATCCCGATGGAGCGGGACGTGCTCGTGTGGATTCTCTCCTCGCGGATGCTCCCGCCCATCGCCGTCGTCATCCCGTTTTTCGTCATCTTCCGGGAACTCAACCTCTTCGACAGCCGCATCGGGATGGTGTTCATGTACGTTAGCATCAACCTCTCGCTCGTCGTGTGGGTGATGAAGGCGTTCTTCGACGGCATTCCCGAGACGCTCGAAGAGGCCGCCCGCGTCGACGGCGCGACCCGGTTCCAAGGCTTCCGCAAGGTCGTCCTCCCGGCGGCGAAGCCGGGCATCTTCTCGGTCGCGATTATCAGCTTCATCTTCGCGTGGATCGAGCTCCTGTTCGGGCTCGTCCTGACGAACTTCAAGGCCGTCCCGGTGACACTGTTCGTCTACTCGTTTATCGGCTCGCGCTCTATCGAGTGGGGGATGCTCGCCGCGGCCTCGATGGCGATGATTCTGCCGGTCGTCGTCTTCCTCATCGCGGTGAACAAGTACCTCGCCGCCGGGCTGAGCTTCGGCGTGGTGATCAAAGAATGA
- a CDS encoding carbohydrate ABC transporter permease, producing MSTQTQTETTTTSETGVARLRALWNDYLPYWFIAPMVLVMVLITFFPGAYDLYLSVIEEPTFNIFAAEFVGLQNYETAFGRGGALHSFVITVTVVVSALALESVLGFGLAALVAGVESERLQSFYRVLFIIPMAVAPVSLATIGRIMLNSEIGVIPYLIEATTPFAAPAFLSEIPLLTVVLLDTWNWTPFMFIIFYAGLSSVPDTLIEASRVDGAPLWRRYLHVVIPYMKPVVFVATLIRLIDLFRTFGVVYGLTQGGPGTATQLVSINIYEQMFINNSPGVAAAIAVVYLVFVVAIANIVIAKVGFEGVWD from the coding sequence ATGAGCACGCAAACACAGACCGAAACGACGACGACGAGCGAGACGGGGGTCGCCAGGCTGCGGGCGCTGTGGAACGACTACCTCCCGTACTGGTTCATCGCACCGATGGTGCTGGTGATGGTGCTTATCACCTTCTTCCCCGGTGCGTACGACCTCTATCTCAGCGTCATCGAAGAGCCCACGTTCAACATCTTCGCGGCCGAGTTCGTCGGCCTGCAGAACTACGAGACGGCGTTCGGCCGCGGCGGCGCGCTGCACTCGTTTGTCATCACGGTGACCGTCGTCGTCAGCGCGCTCGCCCTCGAGAGCGTCCTCGGGTTCGGCCTCGCCGCGCTCGTCGCCGGCGTGGAGTCCGAGCGACTGCAGTCGTTCTATCGAGTGCTGTTTATCATCCCGATGGCCGTCGCGCCCGTCTCGCTTGCGACCATCGGTCGCATCATGCTGAACAGCGAAATCGGGGTCATCCCCTATCTCATCGAGGCGACGACGCCCTTCGCAGCCCCGGCGTTCCTCTCTGAGATTCCGCTGTTGACGGTGGTGCTCCTCGACACGTGGAACTGGACGCCGTTCATGTTCATCATCTTCTACGCCGGCCTCTCGTCGGTGCCCGACACGCTCATCGAGGCGTCGCGCGTCGACGGCGCGCCGCTGTGGCGTCGCTATCTCCACGTCGTCATCCCGTACATGAAGCCCGTGGTGTTCGTCGCCACGCTCATCCGGCTTATCGACCTCTTTCGGACGTTCGGCGTCGTCTACGGCCTGACCCAAGGCGGTCCGGGGACGGCCACCCAACTCGTGAGTATCAACATCTACGAACAGATGTTCATCAACAACTCGCCGGGCGTGGCGGCCGCGATTGCGGTCGTCTATCTCGTCTTCGTCGTCGCCATCGCGAACATCGTCATCGCCAAGGTCGGCTTCGAGGGGGTGTGGGACTGA